From Acinetobacter lwoffii, a single genomic window includes:
- the rpsT gene encoding 30S ribosomal protein S20: MANSAQAKKRARQNVKARKHNASLRSMVRTYLKRTLAAISTNDYAVATEAYKSLVPVIDRMADKGIIHKNKAARHKSRLNAQVKALASN; this comes from the coding sequence GTGGCAAACTCTGCTCAAGCTAAAAAACGTGCTCGTCAAAACGTTAAAGCACGCAAACACAACGCAAGCTTGCGTTCTATGGTTCGTACCTATCTTAAACGTACATTAGCTGCTATCAGCACTAATGACTATGCAGTTGCTACTGAAGCGTACAAATCGCTTGTTCCAGTAATCGACCGTATGGCTGACAAAGGCATCATCCATAAAAACAAAGCAGCTCGTCATAAGAGCCGCTTGAACGCGCAAGTTAAAGCATTAGCTTCTAACTAA
- a CDS encoding NAD(P)H-binding protein, whose amino-acid sequence MTKSLTHPIVIGATGLVGKQLIKRLQAEPTCQQITAVVRKHQNDLDALDKVQQLVLEDFLMLNDQDVSKHSHGFSCLGSTMKKAGSKQAFYSIDYTINAHFAELLQQTSAHYLLLSAMGADSQSHFYYNRVKGELEEYVQTLTLDRISLIRPSLLIGERPEQRFLEDIAQQVYHKVSRFIPDSFAYKPVTADQVAHTMVEAALTQTVKFEIYDNLRIQKMK is encoded by the coding sequence ATGACTAAATCACTGACTCATCCCATCGTGATAGGTGCCACCGGCTTGGTGGGAAAACAACTGATAAAACGTTTGCAAGCTGAGCCGACTTGCCAGCAGATTACTGCAGTGGTCAGAAAACATCAAAATGATCTGGATGCTTTGGATAAAGTTCAACAACTGGTACTGGAAGATTTCCTGATGTTGAATGATCAGGATGTCAGCAAGCATAGCCATGGTTTTAGCTGCCTGGGCAGCACCATGAAAAAAGCCGGATCCAAACAGGCATTTTATAGTATTGACTATACCATAAATGCTCACTTTGCAGAGCTATTACAGCAAACCTCAGCCCATTATCTTTTGCTAAGCGCAATGGGTGCCGATTCCCAATCACATTTTTACTATAATCGGGTTAAAGGTGAACTGGAGGAATATGTACAAACATTGACTCTGGACAGAATCAGCCTGATCCGACCTTCATTGCTCATTGGTGAACGTCCGGAGCAGCGTTTTTTGGAAGATATCGCGCAGCAGGTTTACCACAAAGTATCGCGTTTTATTCCAGATAGTTTTGCCTATAAGCCAGTGACAGCCGATCAGGTGGCTCATACTATGGTCGAGGCCGCGCTGACTCAGACGGTAAAATTTGAAATTTATGATAATTTACGCATACAAAAAATGAAATGA
- the rraA gene encoding ribonuclease E activity regulator RraA: MSTAAFVTCDLLDDHPELELQVVTPCLDGKFFKSYGARKTFGGQIVTVKCFEDNSRVKELLATDGTGKVLVVDGGASMRCALMGDLIAESAVKNHWNGVIIYGCVRDVDAIAELDLGVHALAAIPQKSNRKGVGEVDIALCFGGVTFNSGDYVYADNNGIVVSKIALVA, encoded by the coding sequence GTGTCTACAGCAGCATTTGTCACCTGTGACTTGTTAGATGATCATCCAGAATTAGAGCTTCAGGTAGTTACACCTTGCCTGGACGGTAAATTTTTCAAGAGTTATGGGGCGCGCAAAACCTTTGGCGGTCAGATTGTGACAGTAAAATGTTTTGAAGATAACTCACGGGTGAAAGAGTTATTGGCCACAGATGGAACAGGCAAGGTCCTGGTGGTGGATGGTGGTGCCTCCATGCGCTGTGCCTTGATGGGTGACCTGATTGCCGAATCAGCGGTAAAAAATCACTGGAATGGCGTCATTATTTACGGTTGTGTCCGTGATGTGGATGCGATTGCTGAACTTGATCTGGGAGTGCATGCATTGGCGGCTATTCCACAGAAGAGCAACCGTAAAGGCGTGGGTGAGGTCGATATCGCTCTCTGTTTTGGTGGGGTCACATTTAACTCTGGCGATTATGTCTATGCGGACAATAATGGTATTGTGGTGTCCAAAATAGCCTTAGTGGCTTAA
- a CDS encoding glutathione S-transferase N-terminal domain-containing protein, which translates to MLGHQIKVVQALASSIAEGGRGMVGTPFPNQPEKALKLYEYEGSPFCRRVREVMTLLNLDYEVYPCPRGGTHFRPEVQQLGGKLQFPFLVDENTGDRFYESQDIIDHLFKHYGKTGKTPKKYAHYPKIPVAAIAGTVLNGLRGGMVNPKIKDRPTPELLLELWGFEASPYTRIVRAVLSELEVPFVFHNVAKERWQDYGPAKLRLKPGKYEPLPGGKREHLFEMMGNNIQLPYLVDPNTDTKMFESAEIVKYLKQQYGTA; encoded by the coding sequence ATGTTGGGTCATCAAATTAAAGTTGTACAAGCTTTGGCCTCTTCAATCGCTGAAGGTGGACGTGGGATGGTGGGTACACCGTTTCCAAATCAGCCTGAAAAAGCCTTGAAGCTCTATGAATACGAGGGTTCACCATTTTGTCGTCGGGTGCGTGAAGTCATGACCTTGCTAAATCTGGATTATGAAGTTTATCCATGTCCACGAGGGGGTACTCATTTCCGTCCTGAGGTGCAGCAATTGGGTGGAAAACTGCAATTTCCTTTTTTAGTTGATGAAAATACCGGTGATCGATTCTATGAGTCTCAGGATATTATCGATCATCTGTTCAAGCATTATGGCAAAACCGGCAAAACTCCCAAGAAATATGCTCACTATCCTAAAATTCCAGTGGCTGCAATTGCGGGAACCGTCCTCAATGGTTTACGCGGCGGAATGGTGAATCCCAAGATTAAGGATCGGCCAACACCTGAACTGTTATTAGAATTATGGGGCTTTGAGGCCAGTCCTTATACCCGAATTGTACGCGCCGTTTTGAGTGAACTGGAAGTGCCGTTTGTTTTTCATAATGTCGCTAAAGAGCGCTGGCAAGATTATGGACCGGCCAAATTGCGTTTAAAACCGGGAAAATATGAACCACTACCAGGCGGTAAGCGTGAACATTTGTTTGAAATGATGGGAAATAATATTCAGCTTCCCTATCTGGTCGATCCAAATACAGATACCAAAATGTTTGAATCGGCTGAGATTGTGAAATATTTAAAACAGCAATACGGTACTGCTTAA
- a CDS encoding response regulator, translating to MTASEAVLPVPVLIVEDEYVIQRRLKIILSNLGYNEDVLLFANTVKEAYSIVHQQPIALALVDLGLPDGNGISIIEKIREQDAQALILVVSAWSTQDSLFSAIQAGATGYVLKERDDVEVALAIRSILRGGAPIDPFVAREILKQISIPAISLTVEQNRPAADQETLTQREQEILSLVAQGLSNREIAEQLCVSRYTVESHIKHIYRKLSVSKRTKAVSTARHLGIL from the coding sequence ATGACAGCATCGGAGGCAGTCTTGCCAGTACCAGTATTAATCGTTGAAGATGAATATGTCATCCAGCGCCGTTTAAAAATCATATTAAGCAATCTAGGTTATAACGAAGACGTTCTGCTATTTGCCAACACGGTTAAAGAAGCATATTCCATAGTTCATCAACAGCCGATTGCACTGGCCTTAGTAGATTTGGGGTTACCAGATGGGAATGGGATTTCAATTATTGAAAAAATCCGCGAACAGGACGCACAAGCGTTGATTCTGGTAGTGTCTGCCTGGAGTACCCAGGATAGTCTGTTTAGCGCAATTCAGGCCGGCGCAACCGGTTATGTGCTCAAAGAGCGGGATGATGTTGAAGTCGCTTTGGCTATTCGCAGTATTTTGCGTGGCGGTGCACCGATTGATCCCTTTGTTGCCCGTGAAATTTTAAAACAGATTTCTATTCCTGCCATTTCATTAACAGTAGAGCAGAACAGGCCAGCTGCGGATCAGGAAACGCTCACACAGCGGGAGCAGGAAATCCTGTCCTTGGTTGCGCAAGGTCTGAGTAATCGTGAAATTGCCGAGCAGCTCTGTGTATCACGCTATACCGTCGAAAGTCATATCAAGCATATTTACCGCAAACTCTCGGTCAGTAAACGTACCAAGGCGGTCAGTACCGCACGGCATCTGGGAATTCTGTAA
- a CDS encoding sensor histidine kinase produces the protein MSSACSRSSKRQRLKWIGVFVLCSWLCLFCSISQAQNHFQINDLCQVKIEYIQKVQAQGPTEMPTSGWQSVRLPDNWQNNWKNYHGGAWYKIVWRWSCQDNIRLAEPVAFSIDYINSAGAVFLNGDLLWSDRNLQEPLSKSWNMPRYWVFPISGLRKDSNEILIYVNGYSFQSAGLGNIQFNNVLVNSQQYLGKIWDRRTVFQINMIFSATIGLICFIIWLFRRSETTFGWLALSSLLWILFISNVLTTENFPFRSTISAAKANMLFFIAYIHCFCLYLIRFVKQKFKQLERGFILVSVLSSLLVMISPLNYLEHVLGGVFIFYVLFFVSCTVYISYQAIRTRNGEYLFLTLCLWGILLCVIIDLIMLNQTKVNEFSPLSPYTSPIITLFVVLIMGTRLNRNVRKIEKFNTQLERKVQQVSADLNKSLSDKHQLELTNVRLQERINLSHELHDGLGGSIVRSMILVDQSSETVSKQQFLSMLKLLRDDLRQIIDSGSSIENKVPQTPVLWIAPVRYRFTQLMEEMGIVVEWSFPKVWQREPTALQCLTLIRVVEESLTNIIKHSQASQVKVSLEYSQPHQLTLSIQDNGIGFDADMVQKNGLSIGMRSMKMRVERMGGLFQIESEQGDTLIRVVLELYQP, from the coding sequence ATGTCATCTGCCTGTTCCAGAAGCAGCAAACGGCAGCGACTGAAATGGATCGGTGTTTTTGTCCTGTGCAGCTGGCTTTGCTTGTTCTGTAGTATCAGTCAGGCACAAAACCATTTTCAGATTAATGATCTTTGTCAGGTGAAGATCGAATATATTCAGAAGGTTCAGGCTCAGGGTCCTACCGAGATGCCGACATCAGGCTGGCAAAGCGTACGTTTGCCGGATAACTGGCAGAATAACTGGAAGAATTATCATGGGGGTGCCTGGTACAAGATTGTCTGGCGTTGGTCATGTCAGGACAACATCCGCCTTGCAGAACCGGTTGCCTTTTCTATTGATTATATTAATTCGGCAGGTGCCGTGTTCCTGAATGGTGACTTGCTTTGGTCTGACCGGAACTTGCAAGAGCCCTTGTCGAAAAGCTGGAATATGCCGCGTTACTGGGTTTTCCCGATTAGCGGTTTGCGTAAAGACAGTAATGAAATCCTGATTTATGTAAATGGCTACAGTTTCCAAAGCGCGGGCCTGGGCAACATTCAATTTAATAATGTGCTGGTGAATAGCCAGCAGTATCTAGGCAAAATCTGGGATCGCCGTACTGTATTCCAGATTAATATGATTTTCTCTGCCACGATTGGGCTGATCTGTTTCATTATCTGGTTATTCCGGCGTTCAGAAACCACTTTTGGCTGGCTGGCACTCAGTTCACTGTTGTGGATTCTGTTTATTTCCAATGTCTTGACTACAGAAAATTTTCCATTTCGCTCCACGATTTCGGCAGCTAAAGCCAATATGCTTTTTTTTATTGCTTATATCCATTGTTTCTGTCTGTATCTGATCCGCTTTGTAAAACAGAAATTTAAGCAGTTGGAGCGAGGATTTATTCTGGTCAGCGTTCTGTCCAGCCTACTGGTGATGATCAGTCCCTTGAATTATCTGGAGCATGTGCTAGGTGGAGTGTTTATCTTCTATGTATTGTTCTTTGTTAGTTGTACTGTGTATATCAGCTATCAGGCCATCAGAACCCGAAATGGAGAATATCTCTTCCTGACCTTGTGTCTCTGGGGGATTCTGCTGTGTGTAATCATTGACCTGATCATGTTGAACCAAACCAAGGTCAATGAGTTTTCACCTTTATCTCCCTATACCTCACCAATTATTACCTTGTTTGTCGTGCTGATTATGGGCACACGCCTGAATCGTAATGTCAGGAAAATCGAAAAATTTAATACCCAGTTAGAACGTAAAGTCCAGCAGGTCAGTGCTGACCTGAATAAAAGCCTGAGCGATAAACATCAATTGGAGCTGACGAATGTTCGTCTGCAAGAGCGGATTAATCTGTCACATGAACTGCATGACGGGTTGGGAGGGTCTATTGTCCGTTCCATGATTCTGGTGGATCAAAGTAGCGAAACAGTTTCTAAACAGCAGTTTCTTTCCATGCTGAAACTGCTCAGAGATGATCTCAGACAAATCATTGACAGTGGTTCATCTATTGAAAATAAAGTCCCACAAACGCCGGTACTCTGGATCGCACCGGTACGTTATCGTTTTACCCAGCTGATGGAAGAAATGGGGATTGTAGTTGAATGGTCATTTCCAAAAGTCTGGCAGCGTGAACCGACGGCATTACAGTGTTTGACCTTGATCCGAGTAGTCGAAGAAAGTCTGACCAATATCATTAAGCATAGTCAGGCCAGTCAGGTAAAAGTCAGTCTGGAATATTCCCAGCCACATCAGCTTACTTTAAGCATTCAGGATAATGGCATCGGTTTCGATGCTGACATGGTGCAAAAAAATGGTCTGAGTATTGGAATGCGCAGCATGAAAATGCGGGTTGAGCGCATGGGAGGATTGTTCCAGATTGAATCTGAACAAGGAGATACGCTGATTCGTGTTGTATTAGAGCTGTATCAGCCTTAA